One window of the Solanum stenotomum isolate F172 chromosome 11, ASM1918654v1, whole genome shotgun sequence genome contains the following:
- the LOC125844838 gene encoding defensin-like protein, translating into MARSICFLAFLVLAVMLFEVQAQHMCKSTSQTFKGLCFTDSSCRKACLTEEFTGGHCSKLQRKCLCTKICVFEKNSNEVQTTLGGEAKTLSEAVLEEEIMME; encoded by the exons ATGGCTCGTTCCATTTGCTTCCTGGCATTTCTGGTCTTGGCAGTGATGCTCTTTG AGGTGCAAGCTCAGCACATGTGCAAATCAACAAGCCAAACCTTCAAAGGATTATGTTTTACCGATTCGTCATGTAGAAAGGCTTGTCTCACAGAGGAGTTTACAGGTGGACATTGTAGCAAACTCCAAAGAAAGTGCCTATGCACTAAGatttgtgtatttgaaaaaaattcaaatgaagTTCAAACAACTTTGGGTGGGGAAGCAAAAACTCTAAGTGAAGCTGTGCTTGAAGAAGAGATTATGATGGAGTAA
- the LOC125845492 gene encoding uncharacterized protein LOC125845492, producing the protein MQMPKTPNWGPLQSSLLLTLFLLLITGLADTSSTSNESKGKNHSSRISTGVRLVIVCLGILASVGFCYVLFKIWQKKKREEQQARLLKLFEEDDDLEVELGIRD; encoded by the exons ATGCAGATGCCCAAAACCCCTAATTGGGGGCCTCTTCAATCATCCTTGTTGTTGACTCTTTTCTTACTTTTGATTACAG GTTTGGCAGATACCTCATCAACATCAAATGAAAGTAAAGGGAAAAATCATTCATCCAGAATTTCCACCGGAGTGAGACTAGTGATAGTGTGCCTTGGAATTTTAGCTTCTGTTGGATTTTGTTATGTCCTTTTCAAGATATGgcagaagaagaaaagggaagAGCAGCAAGCTCGTCTCCTAAAGCTCTTTGAAGAAGATGACGATCTTGAGGTTGAGCTTGGGATTCGGGATTGA